From Pseudomonas sp. CCI4.2, one genomic window encodes:
- a CDS encoding N-acetyltransferase family protein, with protein sequence MTYLIRDALEADLVGILDIYNDAVLNTTAIWNEQAVELDNRKAWFDARQVQGYPILVIVDAGSEVLGYASFGDWRPFDGFRHTVEHSVYVRADQRGNGLGPQLMHALIERARRCDKHIMVAAIESGNAASVALHERLGFAITGQMAQVGTKFGRWLDLTFMQLNLTPDAAPSAPRSKPL encoded by the coding sequence ATGACATACCTTATTCGTGACGCACTGGAAGCCGACCTTGTAGGCATCCTCGACATCTACAACGACGCGGTGCTTAACACCACCGCCATCTGGAATGAACAGGCCGTCGAGCTGGACAACCGCAAAGCCTGGTTTGACGCTCGGCAGGTTCAGGGATATCCGATTCTGGTGATCGTCGATGCTGGCAGCGAAGTGCTCGGCTACGCTTCATTTGGCGACTGGCGCCCCTTCGATGGTTTTCGTCATACCGTCGAACACTCGGTCTATGTCCGCGCCGACCAACGAGGCAATGGCTTGGGACCGCAACTGATGCACGCCTTGATCGAACGTGCCCGGCGCTGCGACAAGCACATCATGGTCGCGGCCATAGAAAGTGGAAACGCTGCATCCGTGGCCCTGCATGAACGCCTCGGTTTTGCGATCACCGGTCAAATGGCCCAAGTCGGCACCAAGTTCGGTCGCTGGCTGGACCTGACCTTCATGCAACTGAACCTGACACCCGACGCCGCGCCTTCAGCGCCTCGCTCGAAGCCCTTATAA
- a CDS encoding GNAT family N-acetyltransferase: MNAAQLRRVNAESLPHYRQGLVDLLLDAVKQGASVGFMANLNTAQALEYFDGVRAELEKGERLLWVVVQEEQVLASVQLSLCQKPNGSNRAEVQKLLVLKPAQRRGLGGQLINALEQAAQQHKRGLLYLDTEADSPAETFYRSAGYINVGKLPDYACNPDGEYKPTAIYYKTLSRKTV, encoded by the coding sequence ATGAACGCCGCCCAGTTACGTCGCGTTAACGCCGAAAGCCTTCCCCACTATCGCCAAGGTCTGGTTGATCTGTTACTGGACGCCGTCAAGCAAGGTGCATCAGTGGGTTTCATGGCCAACCTGAACACTGCGCAGGCGCTGGAGTATTTCGACGGCGTACGCGCAGAGCTGGAAAAGGGCGAGCGACTATTGTGGGTGGTGGTTCAAGAGGAACAAGTATTGGCCAGCGTGCAGTTGTCTTTGTGCCAAAAACCCAACGGTTCGAACCGCGCCGAGGTGCAAAAACTGCTGGTGTTGAAACCCGCGCAACGGCGGGGCCTGGGCGGGCAATTGATCAACGCGCTGGAACAGGCCGCGCAACAACACAAGCGCGGGTTGCTGTACCTGGACACCGAGGCCGACTCGCCCGCCGAAACGTTCTACCGCTCGGCGGGTTATATCAACGTCGGGAAATTGCCTGACTACGCCTGCAACCCCGACGGCGAATACAAACCGACCGCTATCTATTACAAAACCTTGTCGAGGAAGACCGTATGA
- a CDS encoding urease subunit beta — protein sequence MIPGEYQIQPGDIELNVGRRTISLNVANSGDRPIQVGSHFHFFETNDALAFDRTASRGMRLNIPAGTAVRFEPGQSRDVELVDLAGHRRVFGFAGRVMGELD from the coding sequence ATGATCCCTGGCGAATATCAGATCCAGCCCGGCGACATCGAACTCAATGTCGGCCGCCGCACGATCAGCCTGAACGTTGCCAACAGCGGTGATCGCCCGATCCAGGTCGGGTCGCATTTTCATTTTTTCGAAACCAACGACGCCCTGGCCTTCGACCGCACCGCCAGCCGCGGCATGCGCCTGAACATCCCCGCAGGCACCGCCGTGCGCTTCGAGCCCGGTCAGTCGCGGGACGTGGAGTTGGTCGATTTGGCCGGGCATCGCCGGGTGTTTGGGTTTGCGGGACGGGTGATGGGCGAGTTGGATTGA
- the ureC gene encoding urease subunit alpha: protein MKISRHAYADMFGPTVGDRVRLADTELWIEVEQDFTVYGEEVKFGGGKVIRDGMGQGQLMAAEVVDTLITNALIIDHWGIVKADVGLKNGRIAAIGKAGNPDIQPGVTIAIGAATEVIAGEGMILTAGGVDTHIHFICPQQIEEALMSGVTTMIGGGTGPATGTNATTVTPGPWHLARMLQAADAFPMNIGFTGKGNVSLPGPLIEQVKAGAIGLKLHEDWGTTPAAIDNCLNVADQYDVQVAIHTDTLNESGFVETTLAAFKGRTIHTYHTEGAGGGHAPDIIKACGLPNVLPSSTNPTRPFTRNTIDEHLDMLMVCHHLDPSIAEDVAFAESRIRRETIAAEDILHDLGAFSMISSDSQAMGRVGEVIMRTWQTADKMKKQRGQLPEDGPGNDNFRAKRYIAKYTINPAITHGISHEVGSIEVGKWADLVLWRPAFFGVKPSLILKGGAIAASLMGDANASIPTPQPVHYRPMFASYGGSLHATSLTFISQAAMDAGIPESLGLKKTISVVKGCRNVQKSDLIHNDYLPSIDVDPQTYQVKADGVLLWCEPAEVLPMAQRYFLF from the coding sequence ATGAAGATCTCCAGACACGCCTACGCCGACATGTTCGGCCCTACCGTCGGCGACCGCGTGCGGTTGGCCGACACTGAGCTGTGGATTGAGGTCGAGCAAGACTTCACGGTCTATGGCGAAGAAGTGAAGTTCGGCGGCGGCAAGGTTATTCGCGACGGCATGGGCCAAGGCCAACTGATGGCCGCCGAGGTGGTCGACACGCTGATCACCAACGCGCTGATCATCGATCACTGGGGCATCGTCAAAGCCGATGTCGGCCTGAAAAATGGCCGCATCGCTGCCATCGGCAAAGCCGGCAATCCAGACATCCAGCCCGGGGTGACCATCGCCATTGGCGCGGCCACCGAAGTCATCGCTGGCGAAGGCATGATCCTTACCGCTGGCGGTGTCGATACCCACATTCACTTCATCTGCCCGCAGCAGATCGAAGAAGCGCTGATGAGCGGCGTCACCACCATGATCGGTGGCGGCACGGGTCCGGCCACGGGCACTAATGCGACCACGGTAACGCCGGGCCCTTGGCATCTGGCGCGCATGCTTCAAGCCGCCGACGCGTTCCCCATGAACATCGGCTTCACCGGCAAAGGCAACGTCAGCCTGCCGGGACCGCTGATTGAACAGGTCAAGGCCGGCGCCATTGGTTTGAAGTTGCACGAAGATTGGGGCACCACCCCCGCCGCCATCGACAACTGCCTGAACGTGGCCGATCAATACGATGTGCAGGTAGCGATCCACACCGACACCCTGAACGAGTCCGGCTTCGTCGAAACCACCTTGGCCGCGTTCAAGGGTCGTACGATTCACACGTATCACACCGAAGGCGCGGGTGGCGGGCATGCCCCGGACATCATCAAGGCCTGCGGCTTGCCCAACGTGCTGCCCAGCTCAACGAATCCGACGCGACCGTTCACCCGCAACACCATCGACGAACATTTGGACATGTTGATGGTTTGCCATCACCTGGACCCGAGCATTGCCGAAGACGTGGCGTTTGCCGAAAGCCGTATCCGCCGCGAGACCATCGCCGCCGAAGACATCCTGCACGACCTCGGCGCGTTTTCGATGATCAGCTCCGACAGCCAGGCCATGGGCCGGGTCGGCGAAGTGATCATGCGCACCTGGCAAACCGCCGACAAAATGAAAAAACAGCGCGGTCAGTTGCCCGAAGACGGCCCCGGCAACGATAACTTCCGCGCCAAACGCTACATCGCCAAGTACACCATCAACCCCGCCATCACTCACGGCATCAGCCATGAAGTGGGTTCTATTGAAGTGGGCAAGTGGGCCGACCTGGTGCTGTGGCGCCCGGCGTTTTTCGGGGTCAAACCGAGCCTGATCCTCAAAGGCGGCGCCATCGCCGCCAGCTTGATGGGCGACGCCAACGCGTCTATTCCCACCCCGCAACCGGTTCACTACCGCCCGATGTTCGCCAGCTACGGCGGCTCGCTGCACGCCACCAGCCTGACCTTCATCAGTCAGGCCGCCATGGACGCCGGTATCCCGGAATCCCTGGGCCTGAAAAAAACGATAAGCGTGGTGAAGGGCTGTCGCAACGTGCAGAAGTCGGACTTGATCCACAACGACTACCTGCCCAGCATTGACGTCGACCCACAGACTTACCAGGTTAAGGCCGACGGCGTGTTGTTGTGGTGCGAACCCGCCGAAGTGCTGCCCATGGCGCAGCGGTACTTTTTGTTCTGA
- a CDS encoding HAMP domain-containing sensor histidine kinase, translating to MRLSQFIVQNVDSIVDEWEKFAKTIQPAASSLSREGLRDHAKAILLASARDMNTAQTQVEQSAKSKGEGPEKSPTLDQAAASHGELRHTVGFDLVQMTSEFRHLRASVIRMWVSSLKSPELTYFHDMIRFNEAIDEALAESTAAYAEQVGRSRDIFLAILGHDLRAPLQAVSMSTELLIRKVGLDDAALSYIARIKGGTRHMGAMVKDLLEFVRSRLGASLPIQRKPMEMASACREAIEEACAGQPECDPTFEVSGDTRGNWDRGRIDQLLQNLIGNALQHGSNSHQLRLTLSADENSVTLMMQNFGEPIAEGAIGTLFDPLVRSTSEELGHPSTSLGLGLFIVKEVVTAHNGSITVTSNRADGTTFTVVLPKH from the coding sequence ATGCGCCTTTCCCAGTTCATCGTCCAGAACGTGGACAGCATCGTCGACGAGTGGGAAAAATTCGCGAAAACCATCCAGCCAGCAGCGAGTTCCCTGAGCCGTGAAGGGCTGCGAGACCACGCCAAAGCCATTCTGCTGGCGTCCGCCAGAGACATGAACACCGCGCAAACCCAGGTTGAGCAGTCGGCCAAATCCAAAGGTGAAGGCCCGGAGAAATCCCCAACCCTGGACCAAGCCGCCGCCAGCCACGGTGAGTTAAGACACACCGTGGGTTTCGACTTGGTGCAAATGACCTCCGAGTTCCGCCATTTACGCGCCAGCGTCATTCGGATGTGGGTCAGCAGTTTGAAGTCGCCGGAACTGACATACTTCCACGACATGATCCGTTTCAACGAAGCCATTGACGAAGCCTTGGCTGAGTCCACTGCAGCCTATGCCGAGCAAGTCGGGCGCTCGCGGGATATCTTTCTGGCAATCTTGGGCCATGACCTGCGGGCGCCGTTGCAGGCGGTCAGCATGTCCACCGAATTGTTGATCCGTAAGGTGGGCCTGGACGATGCGGCACTGTCCTACATTGCGCGCATCAAGGGTGGCACGCGGCACATGGGCGCGATGGTCAAGGATTTGCTTGAGTTCGTCCGTAGCCGCCTGGGTGCAAGCCTGCCGATTCAGCGTAAACCCATGGAAATGGCCAGCGCCTGCCGTGAGGCCATCGAAGAAGCCTGTGCCGGGCAGCCCGAGTGCGACCCTACGTTTGAAGTCAGTGGTGACACCCGTGGTAACTGGGATCGCGGACGCATCGATCAGTTACTGCAAAATTTGATTGGCAACGCACTGCAACACGGCTCCAACAGCCATCAGCTGCGGCTGACACTGAGTGCTGATGAGAACAGCGTGACGTTGATGATGCAAAACTTCGGCGAACCGATTGCCGAGGGCGCGATTGGCACCCTCTTCGATCCGCTTGTTCGCAGCACCAGCGAAGAATTGGGGCACCCGTCGACGAGCCTTGGGTTGGGCTTGTTTATCGTCAAGGAAGTGGTCACTGCGCACAACGGTAGCATTACCGTGACCTCGAACCGCGCTGACGGGACGACGTTTACCGTGGTATTGCCCAAACATTAG
- a CDS encoding chaperone modulator CbpM: MSSTLIVELDMKEFCQVTEMPAAFVIEIVEHGILEPQGQQPEEWLFDAHALAVARQAIKLQHDLELEWDSVALALDLLSEVDRLRAENFMLKQRLGRFLLD, translated from the coding sequence ATGAGCAGCACCCTGATCGTAGAGCTGGATATGAAGGAATTCTGTCAGGTGACCGAGATGCCGGCCGCCTTCGTGATCGAAATCGTCGAGCACGGCATTCTCGAACCTCAGGGGCAGCAGCCCGAGGAGTGGCTGTTCGACGCCCATGCCTTGGCCGTCGCCAGACAGGCGATCAAGTTGCAGCACGACCTTGAGCTTGAATGGGACAGCGTGGCGTTGGCGCTGGATCTGCTGAGTGAAGTTGACCGCTTGCGGGCGGAAAACTTCATGCTCAAACAGCGGTTGGGGCGTTTTTTGTTGGATTGA
- the cbpA gene encoding curved DNA-binding protein — MDFKDYYKILGVEPTADDKAIKVAYRKLARKYHPDVSKEKGAEEKFKEASEAYEVLKSPEKRAEYEELRKYGQQGRPFQGPPGWQNRGGASSGGYGEDAGDFSDFFSSIFGGRAQQGRPRSAGRRGQDVEMELPIFLEETLSNESKQVSFKVAQHGADGQRMADVTKTLNVKIPAGVADGERIRLKGQGAPGVGGGENGDLYLIIRFAPHPMFDVEGHDLIITVPLAPWEAALGTKVAVPTLTGKINLTIRPDSQSGQRLRVKGNGLLDKQGQRGDLYAQLKVVMPKTTDEAAKALWQSLADTAAFDPRAQWSN; from the coding sequence ATGGACTTCAAAGACTACTACAAGATTCTTGGGGTGGAACCGACTGCGGACGACAAAGCGATCAAGGTCGCGTACCGCAAATTAGCCCGCAAGTATCACCCTGACGTCAGTAAAGAAAAGGGCGCAGAGGAAAAATTCAAGGAAGCTTCCGAGGCTTATGAGGTACTCAAAAGCCCGGAGAAGCGCGCCGAATATGAAGAGCTGCGCAAGTATGGCCAGCAGGGTCGTCCCTTTCAGGGCCCGCCGGGCTGGCAGAACCGTGGCGGTGCGTCCAGCGGCGGCTATGGCGAAGACGCCGGCGACTTTTCAGATTTTTTCAGCTCGATCTTTGGTGGTCGGGCACAGCAAGGCCGGCCGCGTAGCGCGGGTCGTCGTGGACAGGATGTAGAAATGGAATTACCGATCTTTCTCGAAGAGACCCTGTCGAACGAGTCCAAACAAGTCAGCTTCAAGGTGGCCCAACATGGCGCTGATGGTCAGCGCATGGCAGATGTCACCAAAACCCTGAACGTGAAAATCCCGGCTGGCGTCGCTGACGGTGAGCGTATTCGTCTCAAAGGGCAGGGCGCACCGGGGGTTGGCGGCGGCGAAAATGGCGATTTGTACCTGATCATCCGTTTTGCACCGCACCCTATGTTTGATGTTGAAGGCCATGACCTGATCATTACCGTGCCATTAGCACCGTGGGAAGCGGCGCTGGGCACCAAAGTCGCGGTACCGACCCTAACCGGCAAGATCAACCTGACCATTCGCCCCGACAGCCAGAGCGGCCAACGCCTGCGCGTCAAAGGCAATGGCTTGCTCGACAAGCAAGGTCAGCGCGGCGATTTGTACGCGCAGTTGAAGGTTGTGATGCCGAAAACCACCGACGAAGCCGCCAAGGCACTTTGGCAGAGCTTGGCCGATACCGCCGCATTCGATCCGAGAGCCCAATGGAGTAATTGA
- a CDS encoding Hsp70 family protein yields MKNESPARACGIDFGTSNSTVGWLRPGMESLIALEDGKITLPSVVFFNMEERRPVYGRLALHEYLEGYEGRLMRSLKSLLGSKLIKHDTSVLGTAMPFKDLLGLFIGQLKQRAETAADRPFDEVVLGRPVHFVDDDAAADQEAEDTLVEVAHKIGFKEVSFQYEPIAAAFDYESTIEREELVLIVDIGGGTSDFSLVRLAPERRFVADRHDDILATGGVHIGGTDFDKQLSLQGVMPLFGYGSRMKSQAYMPTSHHMNLATWHTINAVYSQKSQIALASMRYDIVDTGGIDRLFKLIEQRAGHWLAMEVEETKIHLTHEESRHVPLDRIQPGLSVELSRTLFESAIEALLTRVRNSVSKLLNDAGVSVDLVDTVFFTGGSSGIPALRNSVSAMLPNARHVEGNIFGSIGSGLAIEAKKRYG; encoded by the coding sequence ATGAAAAACGAATCTCCAGCCCGTGCCTGCGGTATTGACTTCGGCACGTCCAATTCCACGGTTGGCTGGCTACGGCCGGGCATGGAATCGCTCATCGCGCTGGAGGACGGCAAAATCACGTTGCCTTCGGTGGTGTTCTTCAATATGGAAGAGCGTCGCCCAGTGTATGGCCGCCTGGCGCTGCACGAGTACCTGGAAGGCTATGAAGGCCGCCTGATGCGCTCGCTGAAGAGTTTGCTCGGCTCCAAGCTGATCAAACACGATACCAGCGTGCTGGGCACGGCGATGCCGTTCAAGGACCTGCTGGGGCTGTTCATCGGACAACTGAAACAACGCGCCGAAACCGCCGCCGACCGCCCTTTCGATGAAGTGGTGCTGGGTCGGCCGGTGCATTTTGTCGATGACGACGCCGCCGCCGATCAGGAAGCCGAAGACACCCTGGTGGAAGTCGCGCACAAGATTGGCTTCAAGGAAGTGTCGTTTCAGTACGAACCGATTGCGGCGGCGTTCGACTATGAGTCGACCATCGAACGCGAAGAGCTGGTGCTGATCGTCGACATCGGCGGCGGTACATCGGACTTTTCCCTGGTGCGTCTGGCGCCGGAGCGACGTTTTGTTGCCGACCGGCATGACGACATTCTCGCCACCGGTGGCGTGCACATTGGCGGGACCGACTTCGACAAGCAGCTCAGCCTTCAGGGCGTGATGCCGCTGTTTGGCTACGGCAGCCGGATGAAGAGTCAGGCGTACATGCCGACCAGCCACCACATGAACCTGGCGACCTGGCACACCATCAACGCTGTGTATTCACAGAAATCGCAAATCGCCTTGGCCAGCATGCGTTACGACATCGTTGATACCGGCGGTATTGATCGTCTGTTTAAGCTGATCGAGCAGCGCGCCGGCCATTGGTTGGCGATGGAAGTTGAAGAAACCAAGATTCATCTGACCCATGAAGAGAGCCGCCATGTGCCACTGGATCGTATTCAACCGGGCTTGAGCGTCGAACTGAGCCGGACGTTGTTTGAGTCGGCCATTGAGGCGCTGCTCACCCGGGTGCGTAACAGCGTGTCGAAGCTGCTGAACGATGCCGGCGTGAGCGTCGATTTGGTGGATACGGTGTTTTTCACCGGGGGCTCAAGCGGGATTCCAGCCCTGCGCAACAGCGTCTCGGCCATGCTGCCCAATGCCCGCCATGTGGAAGGCAACATCTTCGGCAGCATCGGCAGCGGCTTGGCGATTGAAGCCAAAAAGCGTTACGGCTAA
- a CDS encoding PsiF family protein, with protein MKMLRVPLLVMGLMMCAHGFAETAQQNKMTTCNADPQAKTLTGDARKTFMSNCLKATPAAAAKPVTAQQQKMKDCNADPQAKTLKGDARRAFMSTCLKK; from the coding sequence ATGAAAATGCTACGTGTTCCTCTGTTGGTTATGGGTTTGATGATGTGCGCACACGGATTTGCCGAGACCGCGCAGCAGAACAAAATGACCACGTGTAACGCCGACCCGCAAGCGAAAACCCTGACCGGTGATGCGCGCAAAACGTTCATGAGTAATTGCCTCAAAGCCACGCCAGCAGCGGCGGCCAAGCCAGTCACCGCGCAGCAACAGAAGATGAAGGACTGCAACGCCGATCCCCAGGCAAAAACCTTGAAGGGCGATGCGCGCAGAGCGTTCATGAGCACCTGCCTGAAGAAGTGA
- a CDS encoding helix-turn-helix transcriptional regulator — translation MKTKLLTIPDFSGLPCPVYLRHDEFGADTHSAPHRHAWGQLNFVKHGVMEIEIAGQRFMSPPQYAVWIPSHAEHSCYNRQAVTYRSVYLALEHSAHMPDAPCTLVISDVLKAILNDFADRDVKIPESDADQRLAQVIVDQLRVAPVQTRFLPYAQSPGLVSVLQALQAEPGDNRPLVEWASQVHVSERTLARQCVRELGMSFGDWRQRLRFLKAIEALEGRRSVQEIGYDMGYSSASAFISMFQRQAGCSPEQYRRQAKMA, via the coding sequence ACCATCCCAGATTTTTCCGGTCTACCGTGCCCGGTTTACCTACGACACGACGAGTTCGGCGCCGACACCCACAGCGCGCCGCATCGGCATGCTTGGGGGCAGCTCAACTTTGTAAAGCACGGGGTGATGGAGATCGAAATCGCGGGTCAGCGCTTTATGTCGCCGCCGCAATACGCGGTATGGATTCCGTCGCACGCGGAGCACAGCTGCTACAACCGTCAGGCCGTCACCTACCGCTCGGTCTACCTTGCCCTCGAACACAGCGCCCACATGCCGGACGCCCCCTGCACGCTGGTGATCAGCGACGTGCTCAAGGCGATCCTCAATGACTTTGCCGATCGCGACGTGAAAATTCCCGAGAGCGATGCCGACCAGCGTTTGGCGCAGGTGATCGTGGATCAGCTGCGGGTGGCGCCGGTGCAAACGCGTTTCCTGCCGTATGCGCAAAGCCCCGGTTTAGTCTCGGTGCTTCAAGCGTTGCAGGCTGAACCCGGCGACAACCGACCTTTAGTGGAGTGGGCCAGTCAGGTGCATGTCAGCGAACGAACGCTGGCCCGGCAATGTGTGCGGGAATTGGGCATGAGTTTTGGCGACTGGCGCCAGCGCTTGCGATTTTTGAAAGCCATTGAGGCGCTGGAGGGCCGTCGCAGCGTGCAGGAAATCGGCTATGACATGGGCTACAGCAGCGCTTCGGCATTTATTTCAATGTTTCAGCGCCAGGCCGGTTGCTCGCCCGAACAGTACCGGCGGCAAGCAAAAATGGCCTGA